The following are from one region of the Corylus avellana chromosome ca1, CavTom2PMs-1.0 genome:
- the LOC132167977 gene encoding dirigent protein 23-like, translated as MEKLIGVVLMLIFSLVAWAQSVEEESSWATRSVVQKKETEITNLHFYFHDTVSGKNPSVVRVAQAASTNKSPTLFGIVMMADDPLTEKPDPDSKLVGRAQGLYGSAGQQELALIMALNFGFVDGIYNGSSISLLGKNPALQPVREMAIVGGTGVFRLARGYAIAHTYWFNATTGDAIVQYNVTVVH; from the coding sequence ATGGAAAAACTGATCGGTGTGGTGCTAATGCTGATCTTCTCCCTAGTGGCATGGGCTCAAAGCGTTGAAGAAGAGAGCAGCTGGGCCACAAGATCTGTGGTTCAGAAGAAGGAGACAGAGATCACCAACCTCCATTTCTACTTCCATGACACAGTGAGTGGCAAGAACCCCAGCGTTGTTAGGGTGGCTCAAGCCGCTAGCACAAACAAATCCCCAACCCTTTTTGGCATTGTCATGATGGCAGATGACCCATTAACTGAAAAACCCGATCCAGATTCAAAGCTCGTGGGTAGGGCTCAGGGACTATACGGGTCTGCGGGACAGCAGGAACTGGCTCTCATCATGGCCTTGAACTTTGGGTTCGTTGATGGCATCTATAATGGTAGCTCCATTAGCCTTCTTGGCAAGAACCCGGCTCTGCAACCGGTTCGTGAGATGGCTATCGTAGGCGGAACCGGGGTTTTCCGGTTGGCACGTGGATATGCCATCGCTCACACATATTGGTTTAATGCCACCACCGGTGATGCTATTGTTCAGTACAATGTTACCGTTGTTCACTAG
- the LOC132174515 gene encoding probable amidase At4g34880, translating to MVATTSMGTTKKSQLSSSLLSSLLLILLATLFSGAQAIKGHRHGRLSSLREATVHDIQHAFKQNQLTSRKLVEFYLKEIERLNPTLKGVLEVNPDALFQADKADQERHSHAPISLSPLHGIPILLKDNIATKDKLNTTAGSYALLGSVVPRDAGVAAKLRKAGAIILGKASLSEWSYFRSNRAPNGWSGRGGQGKDPYTMGDPLGSSSGSAISVAANMVAVAVGTETDGSILAPSSRNLVVGIKPTLGLTSRAGVVPISPRQDSVGPICRTVSDAVYVLDAIAGIDYNDNATIETSQYIPKGGYAQFLKADGLRGKRLGIVRDLNDLAIGTDTILNRTVEQHLDTLRHRGAVLVDNLKIANLLEYYTSSSENILLAAEFKISLNAYLSELVASPIRSLADAIAFNKKKAKLEKIEEYGQDLFIEAQATNGIGKVEKIALANLTRRSKEGFHKLMIKNNLDALVTPDNIVPPLLAAGGFPGIIVPAGFDSKGTPFGVCFGGLKGWEPKLIEIAYGFEQATKIRKPPKIKV from the exons ATGGTAGCCACGACTTCCATGGGTACTACCAAGAAGTCACAACTCTCCTCCTCTCTCTTATCATCACTGCTCCTGATTCTTCTCGCCACGTTATTCTCCGGGGCGCAAGCCATCAAGGGCCATCGCCATGGCCGCTTGTCATCACTCAGAGAAGCCACCGTGCACGATATCCAGCACGCTTTCAAGCAAAACCAGCTCACCTCCAGGAAACTCGTTGAGTTCTACCTTAAAGAAATCGAGAGGCTAAACCCGACCCTCAAGGGGGTCTTAGAGGTGAACCCAGACGCGCTTTTCCAAGCTGATAAAGCTGATCAGGAGCGTCATTCTCACGCGCCCATCTCACTCTCTCCCTTGCACGGCATCCCTATTTTGCTCAAAGATAACATTGCAACCAAGGATAAGCTGAACACCACCGCCGGCTCGTACGCGCTGCTCGGCTCAGTTGTGCCACGGGATGCGGGCGTGGCGGCCAAGTTGAGGAAAGCTGGGGCTATCATATTGGGGAAGGCAAGCTTGAGCGAGTGGTCTTATTTTAGGTCGAACAGGGCACCCAATGGTTGGAGCGGCAGAGGTGGGCAAGGAAAG GATCCTTATACAATGGGAGATCCTTTGGGGTCTAGCAGTGGATCGGCAATATCAGTAGCGGCAAATATGGTTGCAGTTGCGGTGGGGACCGAGACTGATGGCTCTATTTTGGCTCCGTCCAGTAGAAACTTGGTGGTGGGTATCAAACCAACGCTCGGCCTCACTAGTCGAGCAGGTGTTGTACCAATCTCCCCAAGACAGGACAGTGTGGG GCCTATTTGTAGGACAGTATCGGATGCCGTTTATGTTCTTGATGCCATTGCAGGCATAGACTACAACGACAATGCAACAATTGAAACATCACAGTACATTCCAAAAGGTGGCTATGCACAATTTCTTAAGGCTGATGGGCTCCGAGGAAAGAGGCTGGGAATAGTGAGAGACTTAAACGATTTAGCCATCGGCACTGATACTATTTTGAATCGAACTGTGGAGCAACATCTTGACACTTTAAG GCATCGGGGTGCAGTTTTGGTAGACAATCTGAAAATAGCCAATCTTCTTGAATACTATACCTCGAGCagtgaaaatatattattgGCGGCTGAGTTCAAAATATCCTTGAATGCATATTTGAGTGAGCTAGTGGCTTCCCCAATTCGTTCCTTGGCTGATGCGATTGCCTTCaacaagaaaaaagcaaaactG GAGAAGATAGAGGAGTATGGGCAAGACCTTTTCATAGAAGCCCAGGCAACAAATGGGATTGGAAAGGTAGAGAAGATTGCTTTGGCAAATTTAACCAGACGGAGTAAGGAGGGTTTCCACAAGTTGATGATAAAGAACAATCTAGACGCCTTGGTGACTCCTGATAATATTGTTCCTCCTCTCCTCGCAGCTGGGGGTTTTCCAGGAATAATTGTTCCTGCAGGATTTGACTCTAAGGGGACACCATTCGGCGTTTGCTTTGGAGGACTAAAAGGTTGGGAGCCAAAGCTAATTGAGATCGCATATGGATTTGAGCAAGCCACTAAGATAAGGAAGCCTcctaaaattaaagtttaa
- the LOC132174505 gene encoding probable amidase At4g34880 has protein sequence MAMEVSLREATVDDIQLAFKQNQLTSRRLVEFYLKEIDRLNPILKGVLEVNPDALMQADKADHERYSHAPISLSSPLHGIPILLKDNIATKDKLNTTAGSYALLGSGVPRDAGVATKLRNAGAIILGKASLSEWSNFRSNNAPNGWSGRGGQGKGPYTMEDPLGSSSGSAISVAANMVAVAVGTETDGSILSPSNRNLVVGIKPTVGLTSRAGVIPISPRQDSVGPICRTVSDAVYVLDAIAGIDSNDNATIETSQYIPEGGYAQFLKADGLRGKRLGIVRDFYNFGNDAILNRTVEQHLNTLRERGAVLVDNLEIANLHEYYTSSSENTAMLAEFKISLNAYLSELVASPIRSLADAIAFNKKNAKLEKIDEYGQDLFIQAQATNGIGKAEKAALANLTRLTKDGFLKLMIKKKLDALVTPGNRVSTILAVGGFPGIIVPAGFDSEGTPFGICFEGVKGSEPNLIEIAYGFEQATKIRKPPKIAV, from the exons ATGGCCATGGAAGTATCCCTCAGAGAAGCAACCGTGGATGATATCCAGCTCGCTTTCAAGCAAAACCAACTCACCTCCAGGAGACTCGTTGAGTTCTACCTTAAAGAAATCGACAGGCTAAACCCGATCCTTAAGGGGGTCTTAGAGGTGAACCCAGACGCACTTATGCAAGCTGATAAAGCTGACCACGAGCGTTATTCTCACGCGCCCATCTCGCTCTCTTCTCCCTTGCACGGCATCCCTATTTTGCTCAAAGATAACATTGCAACCAAGGATAAGCTGAACACCACCGCCGGTTCGTACGCGCTGCTCGGCTCAGGTGTCCCACGGGATGCGGGCGTGGCGACCAAGTTGAGGAACGCCGGGGCCATCATATTGGGGAAGGCCAGCTTGAGCGAGTGGTCTAATTTTAGGTCGAACAATGCTCCCAATGGTTGGAGCGGCAGAGGTGGGCAAGGAAAG GGTCCTTATACAATGGAAGATCCTTTGGGGTCTAGCAGTGGATCGGCAATATCAGTAGCGGCAAATATGGTTGCAGTTGCGGTGGGGACCGAGACTGATGGCTCTATTTTGTCTCCGTCCAATAGAAACTTGGTGGTGGGCATCAAACCAACAGTCGGTCTCACTAGTCGAGCAGGTGTCATACCAATCTCCCCAAGACAGGACAGTGTGGG ACCCATTTGTAGGACAGTATCAGATGCCGTTTATGTTCTTGATGCCATTGCAGGCATCGACTCCAACGACAATGCAACAATTGAAACTTCACAGTACATTCCAGAAGGGGGCTATGCTCAATTTCTTAAGGCTGATGGGCTCCGAGGAAAGAGGCTGGGGATAGTGAGAGACTTCTACAATTTCGGCAATGATGCTATTTTGAATCGAACTGTTGAGCAACATCTTAACACTTTAAG GGAACGAGGTGCAGTTTTGGTAGACAATCTGGAAATAGCCAATCTTCATGAATACTATACCTCGAGCAGTGAAAATACAGCAATGCTGGCTGAGTTCAAAATATCCTTGAATGCATATTTGAGTGAGCTAGTGGCTTCCCCAATTCGTTCCTTGGCTGATGCGATTGCATTCaacaagaaaaatgcaaaattg GAGAAGATAGATGAATATGGGCAAGACCTTTTCATTCAAGCCCAGGCAACAAATGGGATTGGAAAGGCAGAGAAGGCTGCGCTGGCAAATTTAACTAGATTGACTAAAGATGGTTTCCTCAAGTTGATGATAAAGAAAAAGCTAGACGCCTTGGTGACTCCTGGAAATAGGGTTTCTACTATCCTCGCAGTTGGGGGTTTTCCAGGAATAATTGTTCCTGCAGGATTTGACTCTGAGGGGACTCCATTCGGCATTTGCTTTGAAGGAGTAAAAGGTTCGGAGCCAAACCTAATTGAGATTGCATATGGCTTTGAGCAAGCCACTAAGATAAGGAAGCCTCCTAAAATTGCAGTTTAA
- the LOC132174526 gene encoding probable amidase At4g34880 has product MVASTSMGTTEKSQLSSSLLSSLLLILLATLFSGAQAIKGHRRGRLSSLREATVHDIQHAFKQNQLTSRKLVEFYLKEIERLNPTLKGVLEVNPDALFQADKADQERHSHAPISLSPLHGIPILLKDNIATKDKLNTTAGSYALLGSVVPRDAGVATKLRNAGAIILGKASLSEWSNFRSNRAPSGWSGRGGQGKDPYTMGDPSGSSSGSAISVAANMVAVAVGTETDGSILAPSSRNLVVGIKPTLGLTSRAGVVPISPRQDSVGPICRTVSDAVYVLDAIAGIDYNDNATIETSQYIPKCGYAQFLKADGLRGKRLGIVRDLNDYAIGTDTILNRTVEQHLDTLRHRGAVLVDNLKIANLLEYHTFSSENILLVAEFKISLNAYLSELVASPIRSLADAIAFNKKKAKLEKIDEYGQEIFIEAQATNGIGKVEKIALANLTRLTKEGFHKLMIKNDLDALVTPHYVVSPLLAVGGFPGIIVPAGFDSKGTPFGICFGGLKGWEPKLIEIAYGFEQATKIRKPPKIKV; this is encoded by the exons ATGGTAGCCTCGACTTCCATGGGTACTACCGAGAAGTCACAACTCTCCTCCTCTCTCTTATCATCCCTGCTCCTGATTCTTCTCGCCACGTTATTCTCCGGGGCGCAAGCCATCAAGGGCCATCGCCGTGGCCGCTTGTCATCACTCAGAGAAGCCACCGTGCACGATATCCAGCACGCTTTCAAGCAAAACCAGCTCACCTCCAGGAAACTCGTTGAGTTCTACCTTAAAGAAATCGAGAGGCTAAACCCGACCCTCAAGGGGGTCTTAGAGGTGAACCCAGACGCGCTTTTCCAAGCTGATAAAGCTGATCAGGAGCGTCATTCTCACGCGCCTATCTCACTCTCTCCCTTGCACGGCATCCCTATTTTGCTCAAAGATAACATTGCAACCAAGGATAAGCTGAACACCACCGCCGGTTCGTACGCGCTGCTCGGCTCAGTTGTCCCACGGGATGCGGGCGTGGCGACCAAGTTGAGGAACGCCGGGGCCATCATATTGGGGAAGGCCAGCTTGAGCGAGTGGTCTAATTTTAGGTCGAACAGGGCACCCAGTGGTTGGAGCGGCAGAGGTGGGCAAGGAAAG GATCCGTATACAATGGGAGATCCTTCGGGGTCTAGCAGTGGATCGGCAATATCAGTAGCGGCAAATATGGTTGCAGTTGCGGTGGGGACCGAGACTGATGGCTCTATTTTGGCTCCGTCCAGTAGAAACTTGGTGGTGGGCATCAAACCAACGCTCGGCCTCACTAGTCGAGCAGGTGTCGTACCAATCTCCCCAAGACAGGACAGTGTGGG GCCTATTTGTAGGACAGTATCGGATGCCGTTTATGTTCTTGATGCCATTGCAGGCATAGACTACAACGACAATGCAACAATTGAAACATCACAGTACATTCCAAAATGTGGCTATGCACAATTTCTTAAGGCTGATGGGCTCCGAGGAAAGAGGCTGGGAATAGTGAGAGACTTGAACGATTATGCCATCGGCACTGATACTATTTTGAATCGAACTGTGGAGCAACATCTTGACACTTTAAG GCATCGGGGTGCAGTTTTGGTAGACAATCTGAAAATAGCCAATCTTCTTGAATACCATACCTTTAGCagtgaaaatatattattgGTGGCTGAGTTCAAAATATCCTTGAATGCATATTTGAGTGAGCTAGTGGCTTCCCCAATTCGTTCCTTGGCTGATGCGATTGCCTTCaacaagaaaaaagcaaaactG GAGAAGATAGACGAGTATGGGCAAGAAATTTTCATAGAAGCCCAGGCAACAAATGGGATTGGAAAGGTAGAGAAGATTGCTTTGGCAAATTTAACCAGACTGACTAAAGAGGGTTTCCACAAGTTGATGATAAAGAACGATCTAGACGCCTTGGTGACTCCCCATTATGTGGTTTCTCCTCTCCTCGCAGTTGGGGGTTTTCCAGGAATAATTGTTCCTGCAGGATTTGACTCTAAGGGGACACCATTCGGCATTTGCTTTGGAGGACTAAAAGGTTGGGAGCCAAAGCTAATTGAGATCGCATATGGCTTTGAGCAAGCCACTAAGATAAGGAAGCCTcctaaaattaaagtttaa